The following are from one region of the Lynx canadensis isolate LIC74 chromosome D4, mLynCan4.pri.v2, whole genome shotgun sequence genome:
- the NOXA1 gene encoding NADPH oxidase activator 1 isoform X8 encodes MPGRNRCTCSLGRAPGVRSSGPTGGTWSSWNQWISWARPRAAVTGAWKTRTAWGPRRPPETETQVGPGQAGQADHHAPVLSDEQDCGDPVPALNTPQHGLHFWLAGGQLVLRPYASPLGLLPQARAPAPPPGPPSLAPAPSLWLSLQRPSVEQVGKQVPPGLRVAGEPDPGPSEDPSHAGGVAVGDPESLVTLIVQCAFTLALKVPRGADLSSLRTLLSQALPHQAQHGQLSYQDPSNEGRWVPLAREEVLQRAWRDKAASPGVLRLQCRVSPRRARCGSRCVRGGGGPGALLQPAHPGALPCHRERAAGLSSTRWWPGTATLPRGLRTWTYSRGTSWTSCVKWTRPGWRATVMAASAFSPSASWSQLDSTCEEPSTPTWSPTYPKPSEEISPRKSRGKNGFNKAVFPPLRCGLCSWLVHCEGPMEALRMGDGAAPREA; translated from the exons ATGCCTGGGAG AAACAGGTGCACCTGCAGCCTCGGCAGGGCCCCAGGGGTGAGGTCTTCCGGCCCCACAGGTGGCACCTGGAGCTCCTGGAACCAGTGGATTTCCTGGGCAAGGCCAAG GGCTGCAGTCACCGGGGCCTGGAAAACCCGCACCGCCTGGGGTCCCAGGAGGCCCCCCGAGACAGAGACACAGGTCGGCCCCGGGCAGGCGGGGCAGGCTGACCACCATGCGCCCGTCCTCTCCGATGAACAG GACTGTGGGGACCCGGTGCCTGCCCTGAACACACCCCAACACGGGTTGCATTTCTGGCTTGCTGGTGGTCAGCTGGTTCTCAGGCCGTACGCCTCACCACTGGGCCTGCTGCCGCAAGCCAgggcccccgccccacccccagggcccccaTCCCTGGCCCCTGCTCCAAGCCTGTGGCTTTCCCTGCAGAGGCCCAGTGTGGAACAAGTTGGCAAACAGGTTCCTCCAG GGCTGCGGGTGGCAGGGGAGCCAGACCCCGGCCCTTCTGAAGACCCCTCTCATGCTGGG GGAGTGGCCGTGGGGGACCCTGAGTCCTTGGTGACCCTCATAGTGCAGTGTGCCTTCACACTGGCCCTGAAGGTCCCAAGAGGAGCTGACCTGTCCAGCCTGCGGACCCTGCTGAGCCAGGCCCTCCCCCACCAGGCCCAGCACGGGCAGCTCAG TTACCAAGACCCCAGCAACGAGGGGCGCTGGGTCCCCCTTGCTAGGGAGGAGGTGCTACAGAGGGCCTGGCGGGACAAGGCGGCCAGCCCTGGGGTCCTGCGGCTCCAGTGCCGGGTGAGCCCCAGGAGAGCCCGGTGTGGGTCCCGGTGCGTGCGGGGCGGGGGAGGCCCTGGGGCCCTTCTGCAGCCGGCCCACCCTGGAGCCCTCCCCTGCCACAGGGAGCGGGCGGCCGGCCTGTCCTCTACCAGGTGGTGGCCCGGCACAGCTACTCTGCCCAGGGGCCTGAGGACCTGGACTTACAGCCGGGGGACATCGTGGACGTCCTGTGTGAAG TGGACCCGGCCTGGTTGGAGGGCCACTGTGATGGCCGCATCGGCATTTTCCCCAAGTGCTTCGTGGTCCCAGCTGGACAGTACATGTGAGGAGCCCAGCACCCCCACCTGGAGCCCCACATACCCCAAGCCCAGTGAGGAAATCAGCCCTAGGAAGTCCCGTGGCAAGAACGGTTTTAATAAAGCAGTCTTCCCCCCACTAAGGTGTGGTCTGTGTTCTTGGCTTGTCCACTGTGAGGGCCCGATGGAGGCTTTGAGGATGGGGGATGGGGCTGCTCCCAGAGAAGCCTAG
- the NOXA1 gene encoding NADPH oxidase activator 1 isoform X7, producing MPGRNRCTCSLGRAPGVRSSGPTGGTWSSWNQWISWARPRWYPLPSLPTGRRTSSLSSPRAAVTGAWKTRTAWGPRRPPETETQVGPGQAGQADHHAPVLSDEQDCGDPVPALNTPQHGLHFWLAGGQLVLRPYASPLGLLPQARAPAPPPGPPSLAPAPSLWLSLQRPSVEQVGKQVPPGLRVAGEPDPGPSEDPSHAGGVAVGDPESLVTLIVQCAFTLALKVPRGADLSSLRTLLSQALPHQAQHGQLSYQDPSNEGRWVPLAREEVLQRAWRDKAASPGVLRLQCRVSPRRARCGSRCVRGGGGPGALLQPAHPGALPCHRERAAGLSSTRWWPGTATLPRGLRTWTYSRGTSWTSCVKWTRPGWRATVMAASAFSPSASWSQLDSTCEEPSTPTWSPTYPKPSEEISPRKSRGKNGFNKAVFPPLRCGLCSWLVHCEGPMEALRMGDGAAPREA from the exons ATGCCTGGGAG AAACAGGTGCACCTGCAGCCTCGGCAGGGCCCCAGGGGTGAGGTCTTCCGGCCCCACAGGTGGCACCTGGAGCTCCTGGAACCAGTGGATTTCCTGGGCAAGGCCAAG GTGGTATCCTCTGCCTTCCCTGCCGACCGGCAGGAGGACATCCAGCCTCAGCAGCCCCAG GGCTGCAGTCACCGGGGCCTGGAAAACCCGCACCGCCTGGGGTCCCAGGAGGCCCCCCGAGACAGAGACACAGGTCGGCCCCGGGCAGGCGGGGCAGGCTGACCACCATGCGCCCGTCCTCTCCGATGAACAG GACTGTGGGGACCCGGTGCCTGCCCTGAACACACCCCAACACGGGTTGCATTTCTGGCTTGCTGGTGGTCAGCTGGTTCTCAGGCCGTACGCCTCACCACTGGGCCTGCTGCCGCAAGCCAgggcccccgccccacccccagggcccccaTCCCTGGCCCCTGCTCCAAGCCTGTGGCTTTCCCTGCAGAGGCCCAGTGTGGAACAAGTTGGCAAACAGGTTCCTCCAG GGCTGCGGGTGGCAGGGGAGCCAGACCCCGGCCCTTCTGAAGACCCCTCTCATGCTGGG GGAGTGGCCGTGGGGGACCCTGAGTCCTTGGTGACCCTCATAGTGCAGTGTGCCTTCACACTGGCCCTGAAGGTCCCAAGAGGAGCTGACCTGTCCAGCCTGCGGACCCTGCTGAGCCAGGCCCTCCCCCACCAGGCCCAGCACGGGCAGCTCAG TTACCAAGACCCCAGCAACGAGGGGCGCTGGGTCCCCCTTGCTAGGGAGGAGGTGCTACAGAGGGCCTGGCGGGACAAGGCGGCCAGCCCTGGGGTCCTGCGGCTCCAGTGCCGGGTGAGCCCCAGGAGAGCCCGGTGTGGGTCCCGGTGCGTGCGGGGCGGGGGAGGCCCTGGGGCCCTTCTGCAGCCGGCCCACCCTGGAGCCCTCCCCTGCCACAGGGAGCGGGCGGCCGGCCTGTCCTCTACCAGGTGGTGGCCCGGCACAGCTACTCTGCCCAGGGGCCTGAGGACCTGGACTTACAGCCGGGGGACATCGTGGACGTCCTGTGTGAAG TGGACCCGGCCTGGTTGGAGGGCCACTGTGATGGCCGCATCGGCATTTTCCCCAAGTGCTTCGTGGTCCCAGCTGGACAGTACATGTGAGGAGCCCAGCACCCCCACCTGGAGCCCCACATACCCCAAGCCCAGTGAGGAAATCAGCCCTAGGAAGTCCCGTGGCAAGAACGGTTTTAATAAAGCAGTCTTCCCCCCACTAAGGTGTGGTCTGTGTTCTTGGCTTGTCCACTGTGAGGGCCCGATGGAGGCTTTGAGGATGGGGGATGGGGCTGCTCCCAGAGAAGCCTAG